A region of Mycoplasmopsis bovirhinis DNA encodes the following proteins:
- a CDS encoding Cof-type HAD-IIB family hydrolase: protein MRNAAIFSDVDGTIYPFPSKTLAQRNIDKVNEVIKKGVNFIISTGNGPYEKIKKLAETLGARYISFSNGAFLYDNQNKEILNIEYIDFDQAQKVWDLAKEVGLPLYYFGTERFFLKDATKEQKQFFTDFCEYDRWIEDGLIPDDLHKIEIYGDPKLLVEFYNKSLEQNINLNIVLLARHIEITKKGISKGSGLKWFCDNIFNLPVSQAMAIGDSQNDISMFQVAGYSYAMENSDDYSRSFAKYYTSSVDQAGLAEAIDDYLYRIDWDLKREISQRASTKTK, encoded by the coding sequence ATGAGAAATGCAGCAATTTTTAGTGACGTAGATGGAACAATCTACCCTTTTCCTTCAAAAACTTTAGCTCAAAGAAATATTGATAAAGTTAATGAAGTAATTAAAAAAGGTGTTAATTTTATAATTAGCACCGGTAACGGTCCGTATGAAAAAATAAAAAAACTAGCAGAAACTTTAGGAGCAAGATATATTTCGTTTTCTAATGGAGCATTTTTATATGATAACCAAAATAAAGAAATTTTAAATATTGAATATATTGATTTTGATCAAGCTCAAAAGGTTTGAGACTTAGCTAAAGAAGTTGGTTTACCACTTTATTATTTTGGAACTGAAAGATTTTTCTTAAAAGATGCAACTAAAGAACAAAAACAATTTTTTACCGATTTTTGTGAATATGATCGGTGGATTGAAGATGGATTAATTCCTGATGATCTACACAAAATTGAAATTTATGGTGATCCAAAATTATTAGTTGAATTTTATAATAAATCTTTAGAGCAAAATATCAACTTAAATATAGTGCTCTTAGCAAGACATATTGAAATTACTAAAAAAGGAATTTCAAAAGGTTCAGGCTTAAAATGATTTTGCGATAATATCTTTAATTTACCTGTTTCACAAGCTATGGCAATAGGTGATAGTCAAAATGATATTTCAATGTTTCAAGTTGCAGGTTATTCATATGCTATGGAAAACAGCGATGATTATAGCCGTAGCTTTGCGAAATACTATACTTCAAGCGTTGATCAAGCAGGTCTTGCAGAAGCAATTGATGATTATTTATACCGAATTGACTGAGATTTAAAGCGAGAAATCTCACAACGTGCTTCAACCAAAACTAAATAA
- the thiI gene encoding tRNA uracil 4-sulfurtransferase ThiI, translated as MYQKILIRYGELVLKKKNRKTFINHLANNIKHILGEKPEVEFDRMYVSYSQENLENLRFVFGISSYSPVLVVQNNLEAFKISLDNLLLEQTKTFKIAARRNFKGFEHNSNQLNNLLGSYLLKKYNQIKNLKVDVHNPDQIFYLEVRQKATYIFSNYLQGLGGLPVGSSGKVLHLISGGFDSPVAAWQMMKRGLKVDFLTFLTPPQTDEKTLAKINGLVQELNKYQITSNLIIADYSQLMNYISFVSKESYKITLMRRSFYRIAEQIALKNNILAISNGDNLGQVASQTLESMNVIGKATMMPILRPLLSFDKNQIINLAKEIKTYQISIIRATETCELFAPKEPVTKPSLEIALALEQELSSIFELEQELLNNFLEYKKVKLTHEN; from the coding sequence ATGTATCAAAAGATTTTAATTCGCTATGGAGAATTAGTATTAAAAAAGAAAAACCGCAAGACTTTTATTAATCATTTAGCTAATAATATTAAACATATTTTAGGTGAAAAACCAGAAGTTGAATTTGACCGTATGTATGTTAGTTATTCACAAGAAAATTTAGAAAATTTAAGGTTTGTCTTTGGGATAAGTTCTTATTCACCAGTTTTAGTAGTGCAAAATAACTTAGAAGCTTTTAAAATTAGCTTAGATAATTTATTGTTAGAGCAAACAAAAACCTTTAAAATTGCAGCAAGACGAAATTTTAAAGGTTTTGAACATAATTCAAATCAACTAAATAATTTGCTAGGAAGTTATTTGCTTAAAAAATATAATCAAATAAAGAATTTAAAAGTTGATGTGCATAATCCAGATCAAATTTTTTACCTTGAAGTGCGCCAAAAAGCAACATATATTTTTAGTAACTATCTTCAAGGACTAGGCGGCTTACCAGTAGGATCATCAGGGAAAGTATTGCACCTTATTTCGGGAGGCTTTGACTCACCAGTTGCAGCTTGACAAATGATGAAACGTGGTTTAAAAGTTGATTTTTTAACTTTTTTAACACCGCCTCAAACTGATGAAAAAACTTTGGCTAAAATTAATGGCTTAGTGCAGGAATTAAATAAATATCAAATAACAAGTAATTTAATTATTGCTGATTATTCACAACTTATGAACTATATTTCCTTTGTATCAAAAGAATCATATAAAATAACTTTAATGCGCCGAAGTTTTTACCGCATAGCTGAGCAAATAGCTTTAAAAAATAATATTTTAGCCATTTCAAATGGCGATAATTTAGGACAAGTTGCTTCACAAACTTTAGAATCAATGAACGTCATTGGCAAAGCCACTATGATGCCTATTTTAAGACCTTTGTTAAGTTTTGACAAAAACCAAATTATTAACCTTGCGAAAGAAATTAAAACTTATCAAATCTCAATTATTCGAGCTACTGAAACTTGTGAATTATTTGCACCAAAAGAACCAGTTACTAAACCTTCTTTAGAGATAGCATTAGCTTTAGAACAAGAACTCAGCTCAATTTTTGAGCTTGAGCAAGAGTTACTAAACAATTTTTTAGAATATAAGAAAGTAAAATTAACTCATGAAAATTAA